From the genome of Sandaracinaceae bacterium, one region includes:
- a CDS encoding VOC family protein, with product MAEVEQLGYMGFVVRDIAAWEHFATQVLGLQLARRFPDGGFSVRHDAQEQRLFVRPARDDEEATADDLDVLGFEVADDAALDELRERLLAAGACPEAGSEEEAAARGVLRLVRFEEPGGARCELYVRPSDAPGPFANPLVPGGFVAGAQGLGHLALRARDMQESERFFCLVLGGRLSDRIITRIGGAEVRITFLHFNERHHSIALGAGLPKHLHHFMLQLNDLRDLGRALDRVVDHGVRVVQTLGQHPNDKMISFYAETPSGFEVELGWGGRTITSDWQPETHAVWTEWGHRPPTMQARSGRAAAPR from the coding sequence ATGGCCGAGGTCGAGCAGCTCGGGTACATGGGCTTCGTGGTGCGGGACATCGCGGCGTGGGAGCACTTCGCCACCCAGGTGCTCGGCCTTCAGCTGGCGCGGCGCTTCCCCGATGGCGGCTTCTCCGTGCGCCACGACGCTCAGGAGCAGCGCTTGTTCGTGCGCCCGGCGCGGGACGACGAAGAGGCCACGGCGGACGACCTCGACGTGCTCGGCTTCGAGGTGGCGGACGACGCCGCGTTGGACGAGCTGCGCGAGCGCCTGCTGGCCGCAGGGGCCTGCCCCGAGGCCGGCAGCGAGGAGGAGGCTGCGGCCCGCGGGGTGCTCCGCCTGGTCCGCTTCGAGGAGCCGGGCGGCGCGCGTTGTGAGCTGTACGTGAGACCCTCAGACGCCCCCGGGCCCTTCGCGAACCCGCTCGTCCCCGGGGGCTTCGTGGCGGGCGCGCAGGGGCTCGGCCACCTCGCGCTGCGCGCGCGCGACATGCAGGAGTCCGAGCGCTTCTTTTGCTTGGTGCTCGGCGGGCGCCTCAGCGACCGCATCATCACGCGCATCGGCGGCGCCGAGGTGCGCATCACGTTCCTGCACTTCAACGAGCGGCACCACTCCATCGCGTTGGGCGCGGGGCTGCCCAAGCACCTGCACCACTTCATGCTGCAGCTGAACGACCTGCGGGACCTGGGCCGCGCGCTCGACCGCGTGGTGGACCATGGTGTGCGCGTCGTGCAGACGCTGGGGCAGCACCCCAACGACAAGATGATCTCGTTCTACGCCGAGACCCCCTCGGGGTTCGAGGTGGAGCTGGGCTGGGGAGGGCGCACCATCACGTCGGACTGGCAGCCCGAGACGCACGCGGTGTGGACCGAGTGGGGCCACCGCCCACCCACGATGCAGGCACGCTCCGGTCGTGCCGCGGCTCCGCGATGA
- a CDS encoding globin, whose protein sequence is MNASGAGGALAPTDDASLLRASLEKVADREPELVRRVYATLFRDHPEAEELFGRYGEERQAEMFGETLTSVLDLLDHEPWTPGHVAAMGHRHREAYGVPDEMYMWFSEAIVRALHDVLGERWDADTEAAFRRGLQRVNALMTGHAPST, encoded by the coding sequence ATGAACGCGTCCGGAGCCGGAGGGGCGCTCGCTCCGACCGACGACGCGTCGCTGCTGCGAGCGAGCCTGGAGAAAGTGGCCGATCGCGAGCCGGAGCTCGTGCGCCGCGTCTACGCCACCCTGTTCCGCGACCACCCCGAGGCAGAGGAGCTGTTCGGCCGCTACGGCGAGGAGCGTCAGGCGGAGATGTTCGGCGAGACGCTGACTTCGGTGCTCGACCTGCTTGACCACGAGCCGTGGACCCCGGGGCACGTAGCCGCGATGGGCCATCGGCACCGAGAGGCCTACGGCGTGCCCGACGAGATGTACATGTGGTTCTCGGAGGCCATCGTCAGGGCGCTCCACGACGTGCTTGGCGAGCGCTGGGACGCGGACACGGAGGCCGCGTTCCGCCGCGGGCTCCAGCGTGTCAACGCGCTCATGACCGGCCACGCTCCGTCGACGTAG
- a CDS encoding Rieske 2Fe-2S domain-containing protein, whose protein sequence is MGNNAEARQNSFKGYPRGWFVVSFSDELKVGDVQTLNYFGKKYALYRGDDGVPRIMDAYCPHLGGSLARGKVNGDSLVCPFHAWRFGPDGRCNHIPYSPRIPGKALVETTPCKEVNNIIFMWHDPQGGAPQFDVPVLPECDDDEWMPWVHAKLRVHTHPHELVENVVDVGHFSPVHRTQVEKFENEFTGHMAKQINSGVAYPIGGGVDKYHIEATYYGPGFQISRWDGFMEARLINANTMVDTGSMDLRFAVMLKRGKDARQTEAFQKGYVENMSKGFQEDIDIWMEKRYVENPVLCEGDGPFHKLRKWYAQFYAPAGVTP, encoded by the coding sequence ATGGGCAACAACGCAGAGGCACGGCAGAACTCGTTCAAGGGCTACCCACGCGGGTGGTTCGTGGTGTCCTTCTCGGACGAGCTGAAGGTGGGCGACGTGCAGACGCTCAACTACTTCGGCAAGAAGTACGCGCTGTACCGCGGGGACGACGGCGTCCCGCGCATCATGGACGCGTACTGTCCGCACCTGGGCGGCAGCCTGGCGCGGGGCAAGGTCAACGGCGACTCGCTGGTGTGCCCGTTCCACGCTTGGCGCTTCGGGCCGGACGGACGCTGCAACCACATCCCCTACAGCCCGCGCATCCCGGGCAAGGCGCTGGTGGAGACCACGCCGTGCAAGGAGGTCAACAACATCATCTTCATGTGGCACGACCCACAGGGCGGCGCGCCACAGTTCGATGTGCCGGTGCTCCCCGAGTGCGACGACGACGAGTGGATGCCGTGGGTGCACGCCAAGCTGCGCGTCCACACGCACCCGCACGAGCTGGTGGAGAACGTCGTGGACGTCGGGCACTTCAGCCCCGTGCACCGCACCCAGGTGGAGAAGTTCGAGAACGAGTTCACCGGGCACATGGCCAAGCAGATCAACTCGGGCGTGGCGTACCCCATCGGTGGCGGCGTGGACAAGTACCACATCGAGGCCACGTACTACGGGCCGGGCTTCCAGATCTCGCGTTGGGACGGCTTCATGGAGGCGCGCCTGATCAACGCCAACACCATGGTGGACACCGGCTCGATGGACCTGCGCTTCGCGGTGATGCTCAAGCGCGGCAAGGACGCGCGCCAGACCGAGGCTTTCCAGAAGGGCTACGTGGAGAACATGAGCAAGGGCTTCCAGGAGGACATCGATATCTGGATGGAGAAGCGCTACGTCGAGAACCCCGTGCTCTGCGAGGGCGACGGGCCCTTCCACAAGCTGCGCAAGTGGTACGCGCAGTTCTACGCGCCCGCGGGGGTGACGCCATGA
- the thiC gene encoding phosphomethylpyrimidine synthase ThiC → MSQSSSPDLSLPLRGAHNPSSTGAGTTPGSFANAPQVGSALTYSSPDTPGMPPPSDKTAWDFMPADWTQVDGRWTPPAGFEPRTQLEFARLGQITPEMKRVAERERHLTAEQVRDEVAAGRMIIPANRVHLQHNLDPMAIGRASLTKVNANMGASPVSSGTEDEVEKLRWAERWGADTVMDLSTGGDLDATRAAILSASKVPIGTVPIYSMIIGRKIEDLTLDVILDTLRHQAQQGVDYFTIHAGVARAHLPLIRDRLIGIVSRGGSLLAKWMLTHRAENPMYTHFEAICDIMREYDVSFSLGDGLRPGGLADATDAAQLGELQRLGELTERAWRKGVQVMVEGPGHVPFDQIEYNMKLQRRLCHGAPFYVLGPLVTDVFPGYDHITSAIGATAAGFHGASMLCYVTPKEHLGLPKQEDVKQGCIAYKIAAHASDVALGIPGARDWDDDLTRARAALNWEKHFDLAFDGEFARALHDEDLSVDTDFCAMCGHDWCSVRISKEIVEFGSGKDPGFVRERVAKSPGLTPQQQATLEQRGYLSPDEIHQLAAQTKGAVGRGGDKADCHSDYVDPDAAKRLQAEKLVQVGRKPGTSATPSA, encoded by the coding sequence ATGTCGCAGTCCAGCTCCCCTGATCTTTCGCTCCCGCTCCGGGGCGCGCACAACCCCTCCAGCACCGGCGCCGGGACCACCCCGGGCTCGTTCGCCAACGCGCCGCAGGTGGGCTCTGCCCTGACCTACTCGTCCCCGGACACGCCGGGCATGCCCCCGCCCAGCGACAAGACCGCCTGGGACTTCATGCCCGCGGACTGGACACAGGTGGACGGGCGCTGGACACCGCCCGCGGGCTTCGAGCCGCGCACCCAGCTGGAGTTCGCGCGCCTGGGGCAGATCACGCCCGAGATGAAGCGCGTGGCCGAGCGGGAGCGGCACCTCACGGCCGAGCAGGTGCGCGACGAAGTCGCGGCTGGGCGCATGATCATCCCGGCCAACCGCGTGCACCTGCAGCACAACCTGGACCCCATGGCCATCGGGCGCGCCAGCCTCACCAAGGTCAACGCGAACATGGGCGCCTCGCCCGTGTCCTCTGGCACGGAGGACGAGGTCGAGAAGCTGCGCTGGGCCGAGCGCTGGGGTGCGGACACCGTCATGGACCTGTCCACCGGCGGCGACCTGGACGCCACGCGCGCCGCGATCCTGAGCGCCTCGAAGGTGCCCATCGGCACCGTGCCCATCTACAGCATGATCATCGGGCGCAAGATCGAGGACCTCACGCTGGACGTGATCCTCGACACGTTGCGGCATCAGGCGCAGCAGGGCGTGGACTACTTCACCATCCACGCGGGCGTCGCGCGGGCCCACCTGCCGCTCATCCGCGACCGACTGATCGGCATCGTCTCGCGCGGAGGCTCGCTGCTGGCCAAGTGGATGCTGACGCACCGGGCCGAGAACCCGATGTACACGCACTTCGAGGCCATCTGCGACATCATGCGGGAGTACGACGTGTCGTTCTCGCTGGGCGACGGCCTGCGCCCCGGCGGCCTGGCCGACGCGACAGACGCCGCGCAGCTGGGCGAGCTGCAGCGCCTCGGCGAGCTGACCGAGCGGGCTTGGCGCAAGGGCGTGCAGGTGATGGTGGAGGGCCCCGGGCACGTCCCGTTCGACCAGATCGAGTACAACATGAAGCTCCAGCGGCGCCTGTGTCACGGCGCGCCGTTCTACGTGCTGGGGCCCCTCGTGACCGACGTCTTCCCCGGCTACGACCACATCACCAGCGCCATCGGCGCGACGGCCGCCGGCTTCCACGGGGCCAGCATGCTCTGCTACGTCACGCCGAAGGAGCACCTGGGCCTGCCCAAGCAGGAGGACGTGAAGCAGGGGTGCATCGCCTACAAGATCGCGGCCCACGCGTCGGACGTGGCGCTGGGCATCCCCGGCGCGCGCGACTGGGACGACGACCTCACGCGCGCCCGCGCCGCGCTCAACTGGGAGAAGCACTTCGACTTGGCCTTCGACGGCGAGTTCGCGCGCGCGCTCCACGACGAAGACCTGAGCGTGGACACCGACTTCTGCGCGATGTGCGGGCACGACTGGTGCTCGGTGCGCATCAGCAAGGAGATCGTGGAGTTCGGCAGCGGCAAGGACCCGGGCTTCGTGCGCGAGCGCGTGGCCAAGAGCCCCGGGCTCACGCCGCAGCAGCAGGCCACGCTGGAGCAGCGCGGCTACCTGTCCCCCGACGAGATCCATCAGCTGGCCGCGCAGACCAAGGGCGCTGTGGGTCGTGGTGGGGACAAGGCCGACTGCCACTCGGACTACGTGGACCCGGACGCAGCAAAGCGGCTCCAGGCCGAAAAGCTGGTACAAGTGGGCCGCAAGCCTGGCACCAGCGCCACCCCCTCGGCGTGA
- a CDS encoding cytochrome P450 produces the protein MSLSYAFDPDFRAIPGSSSPLELREMIQNPFRFLEQRYTQHGPIFRSSVAYPCVWMIGPEANRTIMVTERDKFSYEGGYGKLAFARLFPRNILLMDGDVHARTRAILEPAVSRLGLEESIGPVQEIWDAHAASLGGQEPADVYTVAQRATYEVSARVLAGLRDSDEIEELRPYFESVIAGAMAHTQLRFPGGTLDRAMKARDVLNARLMPYVKRARVSSERYGVLGLLTEYRDANGRPLPDHEVLNQVLLLYWAGYDTTASAGSWVLHYLAHQAEWQRRLREEVFEVLGDEPYQLTGSSKLRQVSWFLREIERCGPSLFMFPRAASADFEFHGHRVPAGTPVFYSPWMSHRCPTSFPQPHTFDPGRWDPERGADQAKGKYMVGFGGGPRLCLGRSFAQMQLRIMVTTLVRRYHIEPDATTEFHVMGLPVHHPVDSRVRFRELMAHQLPASRAAQWVAE, from the coding sequence ATGAGTCTCAGCTACGCGTTCGATCCCGACTTCCGAGCCATCCCCGGGAGCAGCTCGCCTCTCGAGCTCCGGGAGATGATCCAGAACCCTTTCCGGTTCTTGGAGCAGCGCTACACGCAGCATGGGCCCATCTTTCGCTCCTCGGTCGCCTACCCGTGTGTGTGGATGATCGGGCCCGAGGCCAACCGCACCATCATGGTGACCGAACGCGACAAGTTCTCCTACGAGGGGGGCTACGGCAAGCTCGCGTTCGCGCGCCTCTTCCCGCGCAACATCCTGCTGATGGACGGCGACGTGCACGCCCGCACGCGGGCGATCCTGGAGCCGGCGGTGTCGCGCCTGGGGCTCGAGGAGTCCATCGGCCCGGTGCAAGAGATCTGGGACGCGCACGCGGCTTCGCTCGGTGGTCAGGAGCCCGCCGACGTGTACACGGTGGCCCAGCGCGCCACCTACGAGGTGTCCGCGCGCGTGCTCGCCGGGCTCCGTGACAGCGACGAGATCGAGGAGCTGCGCCCCTACTTCGAGTCGGTCATCGCGGGCGCCATGGCGCACACGCAGCTGCGCTTCCCCGGGGGCACCCTCGACCGCGCCATGAAGGCGCGCGACGTGCTGAACGCGCGCTTGATGCCGTACGTGAAGCGCGCGCGTGTGTCGTCGGAGCGCTACGGCGTGCTCGGTCTGCTGACCGAGTACCGCGACGCGAACGGGCGTCCCTTGCCTGACCACGAGGTGCTGAACCAGGTGCTCTTGCTGTACTGGGCGGGCTACGACACGACGGCCTCGGCCGGGTCGTGGGTGCTGCACTACCTGGCGCATCAGGCCGAGTGGCAGCGACGCCTGCGCGAAGAGGTGTTCGAGGTGCTGGGTGACGAGCCCTACCAGCTGACGGGCAGCAGCAAGCTGCGCCAGGTGAGCTGGTTCCTGCGGGAGATCGAGCGCTGCGGGCCGAGCCTGTTCATGTTCCCGCGCGCCGCCTCGGCGGACTTCGAGTTCCATGGGCACCGCGTCCCCGCGGGCACCCCGGTGTTCTACAGCCCCTGGATGAGCCACCGCTGCCCCACGTCGTTCCCGCAGCCGCACACGTTCGACCCGGGGCGCTGGGACCCGGAGCGCGGCGCGGACCAGGCCAAGGGCAAGTACATGGTGGGCTTCGGGGGCGGGCCCCGTCTGTGCCTCGGGCGCAGCTTTGCTCAGATGCAGCTGCGCATCATGGTCACCACGCTGGTGCGCCGGTATCACATCGAGCCCGACGCGACGACGGAGTTCCACGTGATGGGCCTCCCCGTGCACCACCCGGTGGACTCGCGGGTGCGCTTCCGAGAGTTGATGGCTCACCAGCTCCCGGCGTCGCGGGCGGCGCAGTGGGTGGCCGAATAG
- a CDS encoding cytochrome c produces MKKFVIAMAAMALMLGGCGGGGESSGEGSSGGEHVASYEGAVTSTDVSGGQQAYTDFCSGCHQDGNGGDGAAPAVHGIGWTAAHMRQQVREGEGRMPAFNADVLSDEQLEALMAYLVSTGGVTN; encoded by the coding sequence ATGAAGAAGTTCGTAATCGCGATGGCCGCCATGGCCCTGATGCTCGGTGGATGTGGTGGTGGTGGCGAAAGCAGCGGCGAAGGCTCGTCCGGCGGCGAGCACGTGGCCAGCTACGAAGGCGCGGTGACGTCGACGGATGTCTCGGGTGGCCAGCAGGCCTACACGGACTTCTGCTCGGGCTGTCACCAGGACGGCAACGGCGGCGACGGCGCGGCCCCGGCCGTGCACGGCATCGGCTGGACAGCCGCCCACATGCGCCAGCAGGTGCGCGAGGGCGAGGGCCGCATGCCCGCGTTCAACGCCGACGTCCTCTCGGACGAGCAGCTCGAGGCGCTGATGGCGTACCTGGTCTCGACCGGCGGCGTCACGAACTGA
- a CDS encoding Rieske 2Fe-2S domain-containing protein, with translation MSESRFPFTSSPKGWFAVALSRELGPGQVLPVKAFEKDLVLFRGEDGQPALLGAFCPHMGAHLGHGGKVVENTVKCPFHAWQFDGTGTCTKIPYADRIPPKARVRPWTVVERNGMILAWNDIEGSAPEWEVPVIPEIGSDEWTDFEVREWDIKTHSLDMAENQVDVAHFQYLHGTLDYPESEASVDGHIMRVTSKAGMGTKQGAVAGSIESTSYGFGFNTIRFKGIVETLLVTSVTPKDKDYVHVRFCFMVKKSLGAALDKGVGKAFIAEVSRQLEQDIPVWENKVFVHPPMLCEGDGPIPLFRKWLRQFFPAGTFDGMNLTAEAYNA, from the coding sequence ATGAGCGAGTCCCGTTTCCCCTTCACCTCCAGCCCCAAGGGCTGGTTTGCCGTCGCTCTGAGCCGCGAGCTCGGCCCCGGTCAGGTCCTCCCCGTGAAGGCCTTCGAGAAGGACCTCGTGCTGTTCCGAGGGGAAGACGGGCAGCCCGCGTTGCTGGGAGCCTTCTGCCCGCACATGGGCGCGCACCTCGGCCATGGGGGCAAGGTCGTCGAGAACACCGTCAAGTGCCCCTTCCACGCGTGGCAGTTCGACGGCACCGGCACCTGCACGAAGATCCCGTACGCGGACCGCATCCCGCCCAAGGCGCGCGTGCGCCCGTGGACCGTGGTGGAGCGCAACGGGATGATCCTCGCCTGGAACGACATCGAAGGCAGCGCGCCCGAGTGGGAGGTGCCGGTGATCCCCGAGATCGGCTCGGACGAGTGGACCGACTTCGAGGTGCGTGAGTGGGACATCAAGACCCACAGCCTGGACATGGCCGAGAACCAGGTGGACGTGGCGCACTTCCAGTACCTGCACGGCACGCTGGACTACCCCGAGAGCGAGGCCAGCGTCGACGGGCACATCATGCGCGTCACCAGCAAGGCGGGCATGGGCACCAAGCAGGGCGCCGTCGCGGGCAGCATCGAGTCCACGTCGTACGGCTTCGGCTTCAACACCATCCGCTTCAAGGGCATCGTCGAGACGCTCTTGGTCACGTCGGTCACGCCCAAGGACAAGGACTACGTCCACGTGCGCTTCTGCTTCATGGTGAAGAAGTCACTGGGCGCGGCGCTCGACAAGGGCGTGGGCAAGGCGTTCATCGCGGAGGTGTCGCGGCAGCTCGAGCAGGACATCCCCGTCTGGGAGAACAAGGTCTTCGTGCACCCGCCCATGTTGTGCGAGGGCGACGGCCCCATCCCGCTCTTCCGCAAGTGGCTGCGGCAGTTCTTCCCCGCCGGCACCTTCGACGGCATGAACCTCACGGCCGAGGCCTACAACGCCTGA
- a CDS encoding fatty acid desaturase translates to MIAETPEVDGPRTGNALVRASREFAQEDVARSTRATLSTLVIIVFLWLGHALAPLWLAPLTGVILGLTLVRGFVLFHDYEHGAILRGEAWAKPVYDALGLVLLTPPKVWRDTHNYHHAHNAKLVGSHIGSYPTLSVAIWSKLSPKEQRAYALARNGFTILFAYVTVFIIGMNISPLRRDPKKNRSAWAALALHVALAALAFGLGGVEGLLVGFLLPLNVAFVTGAYLFYAQHNFEDVKLRGRHEWEFTRAALESSSYMPMGPAMRWFTANIGYHHVHHLNSRIPFYRLPEAMAAIPELQHPGETRLRPRDILACLALKLWDADAQQMVPFPTPMRAASGAGPDTPSPAAAP, encoded by the coding sequence ATGATCGCCGAGACACCCGAAGTGGATGGGCCCCGGACGGGCAACGCCCTGGTCCGCGCCAGCCGCGAGTTCGCCCAGGAAGACGTGGCCCGCAGCACGCGCGCCACCCTCAGCACCCTCGTCATCATCGTGTTCCTGTGGCTCGGCCACGCGCTCGCGCCGCTCTGGCTCGCGCCCCTGACCGGCGTGATTCTCGGGCTCACGCTGGTGCGCGGCTTCGTGCTGTTCCACGACTACGAGCACGGCGCCATCCTGCGCGGGGAGGCGTGGGCCAAGCCCGTCTACGACGCGCTCGGGCTCGTGCTCCTCACGCCTCCGAAGGTGTGGCGGGACACGCACAACTACCACCACGCCCACAACGCGAAGCTGGTGGGCTCCCACATCGGGTCCTACCCCACCCTGAGCGTCGCCATCTGGAGCAAGCTGAGCCCCAAGGAGCAACGCGCCTACGCGCTGGCACGCAACGGCTTCACCATCCTGTTCGCGTACGTGACCGTCTTCATCATCGGCATGAACATCTCGCCGCTGCGCCGTGACCCCAAGAAGAACCGCTCGGCGTGGGCGGCCCTGGCCCTGCACGTCGCGCTGGCCGCGCTGGCCTTCGGGCTCGGCGGCGTCGAAGGCCTGCTCGTGGGCTTCCTGCTGCCGCTCAACGTGGCGTTCGTGACCGGCGCCTACCTGTTCTACGCGCAGCACAACTTCGAGGACGTGAAGCTGCGCGGCCGCCACGAGTGGGAGTTCACGCGCGCGGCGCTGGAGTCGTCCAGCTACATGCCCATGGGTCCCGCCATGCGCTGGTTCACCGCGAACATCGGCTACCACCACGTGCACCACCTGAACTCGCGCATCCCCTTCTATCGGCTGCCCGAGGCCATGGCGGCCATCCCCGAGCTGCAGCACCCGGGCGAGACGCGGCTGCGCCCTCGCGACATCCTCGCGTGCCTGGCGCTCAAGCTGTGGGATGCAGACGCGCAGCAGATGGTGCCGTTCCCGACGCCGATGCGCGCGGCATCGGGCGCAGGGCCCGACACACCGTCTCCCGCCGCAGCCCCGTGA
- a CDS encoding flavin-dependent monooxygenase → MSPGLAVAAALPDEALRRTLVARAEALVPDLLARVPEAREGRRVPKATIDDMQAAGFFRALQPKRWGGSEVHPEIFFDVARIVASACPSSAWVLGVVSVHSWQLALFPDQAQRDVWGEDSSVLISSSYMPVGRVTRVPGGFTLSGEWGFSSGVDHCDWAMLGAFAPNDDGTPNMQDLRTFLVPKTDFEVKDDWHVSGLQGTGSKSVVVREQFVPEHRTHTFGDGFRQKSPGHAENTAPLFRIPFGQMFVRAVASGGIGMLDGALREFVALQKDRVARSTGGRVAENPAAQLAVAEAAATLKELRLVFYDQLQDMMDYAVTGEKIPLEKRVQWRYETSRVGPKCVAAIDSLFRAAGGSAIYETNPLLRYFNDMHAAEAHYVNNPHKPAQNFGAVMLGAANTDFFL, encoded by the coding sequence ATGAGCCCCGGACTCGCCGTGGCCGCAGCGCTCCCGGACGAGGCGCTGCGCAGGACGCTGGTGGCGCGCGCCGAGGCGCTGGTGCCAGACCTGCTGGCCCGCGTGCCCGAGGCGCGAGAGGGACGTCGGGTGCCCAAGGCGACCATCGACGACATGCAGGCGGCGGGCTTCTTCCGCGCCCTGCAGCCCAAGCGCTGGGGCGGCAGCGAGGTACATCCCGAGATCTTCTTCGACGTCGCGCGCATCGTGGCCAGCGCGTGCCCCTCGTCGGCCTGGGTGCTCGGCGTGGTGTCGGTTCACAGCTGGCAGCTGGCTTTGTTCCCGGACCAGGCCCAGCGCGACGTGTGGGGCGAGGACTCCTCCGTGCTCATCTCGAGCTCCTACATGCCCGTCGGTCGCGTCACGCGGGTTCCCGGGGGCTTCACGCTCAGCGGCGAGTGGGGCTTCAGCAGCGGCGTCGACCACTGCGACTGGGCCATGCTCGGCGCCTTCGCGCCCAACGACGACGGCACGCCGAACATGCAGGATCTGCGCACGTTCCTGGTGCCCAAGACGGACTTCGAGGTGAAGGACGACTGGCACGTGTCCGGGCTGCAGGGCACGGGCAGCAAGAGCGTGGTGGTGCGCGAGCAGTTCGTGCCCGAGCACCGCACCCACACCTTCGGCGACGGCTTCCGGCAGAAGAGCCCGGGGCACGCCGAGAACACCGCGCCGCTGTTCCGCATCCCCTTCGGGCAGATGTTCGTGCGCGCGGTCGCGTCGGGCGGCATCGGGATGCTCGACGGAGCGCTGCGCGAGTTCGTCGCGCTGCAGAAGGACCGCGTGGCGCGCAGCACCGGGGGGCGCGTGGCGGAGAACCCGGCGGCGCAGCTGGCGGTGGCCGAGGCGGCGGCGACGCTGAAGGAGCTGCGCTTGGTGTTCTACGACCAGCTGCAGGACATGATGGACTACGCGGTCACGGGCGAGAAGATCCCGCTCGAGAAGCGCGTGCAGTGGCGCTACGAGACGTCGCGCGTGGGGCCCAAGTGCGTGGCCGCCATCGACAGCCTGTTCCGTGCGGCGGGTGGGAGCGCCATCTACGAGACCAACCCGCTGCTGCGCTACTTCAACGACATGCACGCGGCCGAGGCGCACTACGTCAACAACCCGCACAAGCCCGCGCAGAACTTCGGCGCGGTGATGCTGGGCGCGGCCAACACGGACTTCTTCCTCTGA
- a CDS encoding Crp/Fnr family transcriptional regulator, with product MSRTHGCPARDTLPTLTAHDCARCPLVRAHGDKGRLLPPLVDEPGALTFVASGTVVRARLLPDASPLVFDVVTAGEAFAQRRADEGWADECRAMTDVKLCVVPRDVLHDALARDPASVAPTLAVYERTGDRVAEWSTLRAVSGARERLQHTLRMLGGTRPSWASLGVLAQITGLRRETVCRALRPMPRASASGTAPSAARLHPTA from the coding sequence ATGTCCCGCACTCATGGCTGCCCTGCACGCGACACCCTGCCCACCCTGACGGCGCACGACTGCGCACGCTGTCCACTCGTTCGAGCGCACGGCGACAAAGGTAGGCTCCTGCCGCCGTTGGTCGACGAGCCGGGTGCGCTCACGTTCGTGGCGAGCGGCACCGTCGTCCGTGCGCGGCTCTTGCCCGACGCCTCACCGCTGGTGTTCGACGTGGTCACGGCCGGGGAGGCCTTCGCACAGCGCCGCGCCGACGAGGGCTGGGCCGACGAGTGCCGCGCCATGACCGACGTGAAGCTGTGCGTGGTGCCGCGCGATGTGCTCCACGACGCGCTCGCTCGGGACCCCGCCTCGGTCGCGCCGACGCTCGCGGTCTACGAGCGCACGGGCGACCGCGTGGCCGAGTGGTCCACCTTGCGCGCCGTGTCGGGCGCTCGGGAGCGGCTGCAGCACACGTTGCGCATGTTGGGGGGGACCCGGCCGTCGTGGGCGTCGCTCGGCGTGCTGGCGCAGATCACGGGGCTGCGGCGGGAGACGGTGTGTCGGGCCCTGCGCCCGATGCCGCGCGCATCGGCGTCGGGAACGGCACCATCTGCTGCGCGTCTGCATCCCACAGCTTGA